The window CTTTCCCACCTTTCCTCTCCCGGGGTTCTTAGTACCAAGAGCAGAGGCGATTTCTCTTCTTTAGGGTGCCGGTAAAAGATATTTACTTTAAGTTCCCATCCTTCTTCGCTGTTAAAACTGTAGGTTTTATTCCCATACTTGGCCAAGTCAGCGGTTCTATAAATCATTTTGCCTCCTAAATCTATTGCAGCATCCGGAAATGCTCCAAAAGTTCTTGATTTGAGAAAGTGCTTAACTTTTTTTTGATGGTCTACAAAATCTTCTCTACTATTGATAACCGGGATTTCGGCCGTTTTGATGAAGGAGTGCTGGATGGTTTTGGTGATATCTGTAGCTGGTTGCCTGCCATTATAAACGTTAAGGCTGTCAGCAGGCAGTAATTTTTCCTTATTGGTTTCTATATCTACGATTTCTTCAGCGGGAACATCTTTGCCCATTAAGTGTTGAAGGAAAAAAGAAAAAATGGCTTTCCTCGATTTTGGATGGTAAGAATGCCCTCCCGGTGTTTCTACTAGTGAAATATTATTTTCTTCATCAAATTTTTTATAGAAGTTGCGTAATGTTTGATAAAACTGCCTTGTGGACTCAATCCCATAAAGTTCGTCTCTATCCGATTGGGCTATAAGCAGAGGTTTGGGGGCAATTAAAGCTCCGATATCTGTGTAATCCATTTGATAGCCATTGTTGATCATCATGCAATCACAATGGCCATCTATTCTTCTTTCGCCTACCTGCGAGTCCATGGTTCCCGCTCCACAAACAGGCGCTGCAGCTTTAACTCTTGGGTCTGCTGCAGCAAAGTACCAGCTTTGGGAGCCGCCTCCCGAAATGCCGGTAATGCCAATATTGTCCATGTCCACGTCAACACGTGTAGCAAGGTAGTCCAGGCCTCTTATTGCATTCCATAATTCTACAGCGGCGGGGTTATAGCCTCGAGAGTACCAATTGAACCATCCCTTGTTATAAGGTCCCCAATGATGTCCCCAAACTTCACCAAATTGGATGGTGTCAAAAATTAAGGTGACAAATCCAAGTTCTGCCAATCTTCTCGCATGCGCCTGGTAGTTTACCTTTTGCCCATGAGAATGACCGGAAAGATAAATTACTGTTGCCCGAGGTTGAGAAATATTGTCGGGTACATAGAGGTTTGCCGGGACAAATAAATTGGGAAGGGATTCATAGTAAAATTTTTCGATGTGAAAGCCTTTTTGTTGCAAGGTGCCTTGGAAGTAAGTTTTGGGAGGATTCCTTGGTTCAGTCATATTAAATCCCATCATTTCTATAAATTGATGGTGTTTTACAGTACGAACCGAATCCCATTCATCCAGGGTAAGGGAACTTGAAGAAAAATGATCAGTCATTCCTTTGGCCTCTTGTTTGAGGTAATGCATGATATTGTTTGTAGGAGAAGGGTTTTTGATATTCAATGCCTTCTCTTCTTTACATGCTCCTGTTAATAAAATTAGCAGACCTAGAGAGATTAAGTTTAGCTGTTTCATTTTTCGAGATTAAATAAAGAAGTAAGATAACCACAGGATTTTTTTAAGCCAATGCTTTCTAAAGTTGATTTCAGTTTGAGGGTGAAAATAAGAGGAAATTTTATTTTCACTTGATTTTGAGGAGAATTTAAGGGATATTGATAAAGGTAAGGTTTTACTTAACTGATTAAAATAGGAAAGGGTATAAGTAGTCAAATCGAAGTTCTATATGATTAAATAGAAGCCCACGTAAAATCGTTTATTATCATTAACATAAATTTGTTTGTAAGCCTATGAAATTGACTGAAGAACAAATTGCCCAATACCAAAAAGATGGCTATTTACTTGTAAAAGGATTTTGTAGCCAAAAGGAAACCAATAAGCTTTATAAGGTAGCTTTGGAGGATGAGGCAATGAGTAAAAATGCCATGGATCTAAATGACCAATCGGGCATGAAGACCAAGCTTTCATTGTGGTTTAAACCTGGGAATGACGTGTTTGGCTATTTGACTAGAAGTGAAAAAATGGTAAATGCGGTAGGGCAATTGCTCGAGGGAGAAGCGCCTGTATGTCACTTTCATTCCAAGTTAATGCAAAAAGAACCCAAAGTAGGAGGCGCATGGGAATGGCATCAAGATTATGGATATTGGTATAAAAACCAATTCATGTTTCCTGATCAATTAATGAGTGTAATGGTTGCATTAACAGAGGCAAATAAGCAGAACGGTTGTTTGCAGGTAATCAGAGGCTCACACAAGCTTGGAAGGGTGAATCATGGGTTTGCCGGTGAGCAAGTTGGGGCTGATATGGTGATGGTTGAGAATGCTTTAAAAACGATGGACCTTGTCTACTGTGAAATTGATCCCGGAGACGCGCTTTTCTTCCATAGTAACTTGTTGCACCGGTCAGCAGCAAACCTTTCGGAAAAGCCTAGATGGTCCATAATTTCATGTTTTAATTCTCAATCCAATATTGCCTACAGTGAGACTTCTACCGCATGGAAAGAGGCTTTAGATCCAATCCCGGATGAAGCCATTTTAAATTGGGAAGCTGATTCTTTATCTCAAGCAGATTTCCTTAAAAAGGAGAATGACCCTGCCTTGAAAGACACAGGTTGGGAATAAGCCTTATCACCAGAAAAAGAAGGGTTGGATTAGTTGGCCACTTCCATTTTTACTTTCAGCTTTTTTAATTTTTGATTGTAAGTATTGTTGAGAAGGTCGTCTACTCTTTCTGTGGGAATGGCCACATAACTGGCATTGTCGAGAATATTAATCATGCCAATTTCGCTGCCTTTTAATCCTCCTCTTTTGGTGAAGAATCCAACAATATCTCCCTTACTGACTTTATTTTTCTTTCCAACACTTAAATAAATACAGGTAAGAGGGGAGGACTCTGGTGTTTTAATTTCTTGCGGAAGCTGGTATTCAGGCAAATTATTATCTACATATTCAGGGAAGGTTTCTTCATGAGCAAGCAACAGGTAACTTTGCCCTTCGGCCATCATTCTTGCCGTTCTTCCATTTCTGTGTACAAATGCATCTTTCTTTGGAGGCAATTGGTAGTGAACAATATGCTTGATTTCAGGTATGTCCAAACCTCGGGATGCAAGATCTGTGGCAATTAATAAGGAGTGTGTACCACTTCTGAATTTTATCAGGTTTTTTTCTCTATCAATTTGTTCCATGCCACCGTGCAATAATACATGCTCAAAGCCAAAATCTGTTAGGAGTAGGCTTATTCGATCTACGGCATCTCTATGGTTACAAAATACCAAAGTGCTTTCCTGTCCAAAATCTGAAACAAGGCGCATTAGGCTGTCTATTTTTTCTACACTTGAGGTCCTAACCAACTGTAGCAATAAGGTCATTACTTCACCTTCTTTCAAGAAATCCACTTTCTCATAAGTTTTGAAAGGTAAGAATTCGGGCAAGGTATTGAGGGTAGTTGCAGAGGTAAGAAAATACTTTTGTCCCTCAGAAAGGTCTTTAAAGATAACGCTTAATTGCTCATGGAAACCAAATTGAAGGGATTTATCAAATTCATCCAAAATAACCAGACTAATATTTAAATCCGTTAAATTCCCTTTTTGCGCATGTTCTGATAGTCTTCCCGGAGTCCCTAAAATCACTTTAGGCTTTTCCATAAGTCTATTCTCTTCTGTTCGCATAGAGTGCCCTCCATAGCAAACGCAAGCGTGAAAATTTGTCTTCAATGATTTGAAAACCTCAGTAATCTGTAAAGCAAGTTCTCTAGAAGGGATTATAATAAGTGCAGTGGCGACCGCTGTGGAAGCCTCCAAGTGTTGGACCATCGGAATAAGGTAGGCAAGTGTTTTTCCGGAACCCGTGGGAGCCAATAGCATGACAGGAGCATCCCCTGAGGCCTTCTCCATAAATTCCAATTGCATTTTATTGAAATTTTTTAATGAAAGTCGTTCCAAAAAGGTTTCCTTACTTGTTTGATTATTCTTGTCCATAGGACAAAGATAAGGATAGGCAATGAGACAAAAGTGCTTTATATAAAGAATTTAAAAAATGAAATCCTGCCTGAAAAATACAGACAGGATTACAAAGGTTGTATTTGATAGAGGAAGCGAATACATCGCTTACAATTAGCGGTTAATTCCTTGTCAAAATTTTAAATTGATCCATTACTTTATAGGTGGCTCGGGTTAAATCAATGTGGATATTTGGAGAGTTATAATCAAAATAAGCTGAAGTATACCCTTGCCAAATAGTATTTCCTTTTTTATGATCGATTACCAAAACGACAAGCATCCCATCATTCTGAGTGTATTTTATGGCGTTGTAATTTTCACCCCTTTTTTGTCTTTCGAGACTATCCAAAACAGACTCTTCAACCAGTTCTATTCCCTGTTTTTTTAACCAATAGTCAAAGTTTGGTTGGTTGTATCCCCTGTACCTCACTTCACTCATATAAAGTTTGTGGATAATTAGAAGATCTGGATTTTTATCTCTTTCCCTAAATCCTTGAGAGCCTAATCGTGAGGAAATGGATTTTTCAATAATTCCGGTAAAATCCCTGTCGTTTTTCCCTTCTTCAGCCACAAATCCAAAAGTTTTGTACTTTTTGAAGGCTCCTTTGTAATTGTAATCGTATTCGGCAATAAAGTCTCTTTGTGACAAGCATGCTGAGTTAATTATCAGTATGGCGAAGATAAAGTAATTGAAGTTTTTCATACATTTTTCTTGAAAAGAGGTGAAGCAATAGGTTTGTGATTTTGTGAAACAATTAAGTTTTATATCTCAAAACATAAAACTGCAATTTTAAAATAAACTTCAGAATAGATTTTTTGTTCAGGGTTTTGTCGCTAAAAACTGAATTAATGTTAATGAATTTCAGTATAAAATGCAAGTTTTTTGGTTCATATTGCTTAAACTTATGTTATTGAATATTAGTGGTCTATACTATTCCATTTATTTGATAAACCGTAGGAACAAATTGGATCAACCACAATCTCTCAATCAAAAAGAGGGAGAAAACAAAAAATGGCAAGCCAAAAGGCTTGCCATTTTAATTTATAGATTTGAAAACCATTTTTTTATTTTAGCTAAGCTTTTCAATAAATTCACCCAAAGCCAAGTACTTTTCGTATTTCGATTGATAAATAGCAACCTTTTCCGGATTTGGGTAATAAACTTTATCAAAACCGTTGCCCATAGCTGCTATGGCCTCGGTTACATTTGGATAAATGCCCGCTGCGGTAGCGGCATAAATGGCAGCACCCAAAGCTGGGGCTTGTTCAGATTTTGCTTCTTTTATAGGCATATTCAACACATCTGCCAAAGTTTGCATGACCAAGGATGATTTTTTTGCCACCCCACCTAATCCTACTACTTGCTCTATTTTTACACCTTCTTGTCGAAACCTTTCGATGATTTTTTTTGATCCAAAGCAAATGCTATCCACCAAGGCTTTGAAAACATGGGCAGCGCCTGAGCCCATGTCAAGACCTTGGATTGCTCCTTTTAAATTCTGATTGGCATCGGGTGTTCTTCTTCCATTGATCCAGTCCAGCGCGATTACATCCGTTTCATCAGGAGCTATTTTTTCAGCTTCATTCGATAGGGTTAATATTAAGTTCTTTTCCAATAGATCTATAGTTTCTTGCTTAAGCTCACCATCCATAGTAGCATTTTTGATGGTAGTGCTGGCAGGTTTTAGCAATAATTGGACGAACCAAGCGAGGACATCACCAAAGGCAGATTGCCCTGCTTCTAAGCCGATTTTCCCCGGGATAACAGACCCGTCTACCTGTCCGCAAATCCCCTTTACCAACTTATCTTCCAATGCCTCATAAGGACTCACCATAATGTCGCAAGTAGAGGTGCCCATCACTTTAACAAGGGTGCCCTCATCAACTTCTCCTCCTATGGCACCTGCATGGGCGTCGAATGTACCAACAGCAACGGGAGTGCCCTCTTCCAAACCTAGTTTAGTGGCCCATTCTTTTGCTAATCCCCCTGCAACCTGGTCGGAGGTATAGGTTTCTTGGTAAAGTTGGCTCTTAAGCTTCTTCAGGCTTGGGTCAAGCTTTTCTAAAAACGCTTCCTCAGGCAACCCTCCCCAGCTCTCATGCCATAAAGCTTTGTGCCCTGCGGCACAGCGACTTCGCTTAAAGTCAACTGGGTTTTTGCCACCTACTAATGTATAGGTCAGATAGTCGCAATGTTCCATCCATGAATAAGTTGCTTCTGCAACTTCTTTGTCTTCTCTGATGATATGTAAAATCTTCGCCCAAAACCATTCTGAAGAATAAATACCACCTTCATATTTGGTGAAATCTTCTCCTCCCCAAGTCCTTGCCAAATGATTGATTTCATCCGCCTCAGCAATTGCCGTGTGGTCCTTCCATAGGATCATTTGGGCATTGGGGTTTTCAGAAAATTTGTCAGAAAGTGCTAAAGCCTTGCCGGAACGGTCTACCGGAAGTGGAGAGGACCCTGTAGTGTCTACGCATATTCCTTTTACTTGAGCTTTGGGTATACCGGACTTTTCCATCACCGCTTTTACGGTATGTGAAAGCCCTTCAAGATGATCTAATGGGTGTTGCCTAAACTGGTTTTTTGATGGATTGCAATATTTGCCTTCTTTCCAACGGGGATAGTTGTAGACTTCAGAAGCAAGGGTGACACCATCACGGGTGTTGACCAAAATGGATCTGACAGAATCTGTTCCATAGTCTACACCCAATACGTAATTGTCCATAATAATTATTTTGGATTGTTAAATAGCGAGAATCTAATGATGACTTAAAATAGGGAAAGGAAATGCTAACATTATTTGTGAAAAAGTATGCTTGACAAATTCCATAACCTATTCAGAGTTTGATGTAAAAATATACGGAAAAAATTGAAAAAGGCCCATCTAAACCTATAAAAAATGAAGACTTTGACTTTAATTTGGGTTTAGGGATCAAACGTCTTCGACTTCATGCCAAGTCTGAATTTCTAGAATTTTATTTCCTTCGGTTTTGATGGCCATATGGTATTCATATGCTATGGATTTCAATGTTTTGCTATCTAAAGCAGAAAAAGTCGTCCAAACTAATGTCCAGTCACCCTTCAAAATTCCTCGATTCACGCGGACGCTAGTAAGTTTGGGCTCACTAAAAGACAAGTGATTCAAATGGTTATGCTTTGATTTCCAGTGGGAGATTTCTTCAATAGAGTCGTGGATTGAATCTGTATTGGTATTTATACATTTGAAATCAGGATGTATGATTTCTTTGATATAGTCGTAACTTTCTAATTGAAGCCCTTTAAGGTATTTCTTAATTAATTCTTGATCACTATGTTCCTTTGGGTTTTTAGTTACCGGAGGGTTTCGACCTTCTACATTCTTTCTCACCTGTTCTTCATATTTGCTGGAATACAAATAGCCGGGTAGGAATGCCAGTGCTAAAGAGTTTTTAATGTTGGTCATCTTAGATTATCAATCTTAAAAGGGTTATTTAAATTGATATTTTTAAGGGTGTTGGTAGTAACTTTTTCCTTATTTATCTTTCTTGTTACAATAATACGAATAAAAAATTCAATTTTTATGGTTTGTAAGATGATTTTTGATAGGTGAGTGGTGTATTATCCTAAACTGACTCAGGACTTTAGTTTATTTTTTTAAATCCTTTATTAGGTGGAGTGAATTGCTCTTATGGAAGAAAAAACGAAAAGAGAGTTAGAGGTATAATTAAAATCCGTTTTTTGAAATAGGGTTCATAACAACTGGTGTAATATCTAGAAAATTAGGCTTTTTAGAGACAGAATTATAGCCAAGCTATGCATAACCTGTCTGCTTACACTTAAGTTTGTAGATAGTACGGAAGAGCCTGTGGTTGAAGTGATTTCCGCAAATGATAAAAGGTCTATTTCATAATTTGAGTTAAAATACTTTTTAAGAGAAAAGGTAAAAAAAACACCTCTTATTAAATGAACAAGAGGTGCTGTAATGGTAGTTTTGGTTAGGTGAAAACTAATTTGATGAAGTCATTTCCTTTTTTAATAGAGCATTCCATTTTTGAATCAAGGGCCATTCTCCTGAGAGATCAGAATTTTTTTCTCCGTCAAAGAAACACAAATTGGCCTTTTTTATAGAAGCCTCCTTCTGTTGTATGATCAAAGTTAAACTGTCAATTATTTCCACTTTCTTTGAACCTTTCCCTACAAGGTGATTTTGTTTTTGAAGGTCTATATGTGAAATATTGTCAGTAGAAATTAATTGAAATTCCAATTCAGCGCCAAGGTTCATGTAAAGCAATTTGTGCTTACCGGAATCAATGCCAATGGCATATTCACCTCGCCAAAAATCATGATTTTCCAACACAAGGCCTTGCTTATTGGCTTCGTCCATAAACTTTTGCTGCTTTGATTTTAATAGGTTGGATTGCTTTTTCTTATTGATATATATTGGAGCAATAAATGCCACAATAGCTGCTAAGGAAATTCCTAAGCTGATTGGTTCAATGTCAACGATCATTTTTCAGGTATTTGAATGTTATAAAATGCAATAGCTAGATTAGAAAAAAATATTAAAATAGGATCTAGTAGCGTAACCAAAGCCTGTCATTTCGGGCAGTCGATTATAGGAGATCCTGATTTCCATATCTTATTTCCTGAATTAATTCTGCTATTAATTAGGGGTTAAATTGTCTAAAATTCCCTAGGAAAAGGAGGAACATAATAAAATGGGCAACTTTCAACTTAAATTAAAAAGCTGATCGCCTAATATTAGATCCAAGCTCTCTGTTAAACCGAATATCCTTACTAAGAACAATGGCTACAATTCTCTTTCATAATCAGGGAATTGCAACTGAAGTATTTCCGGATCACTGTTGTACAATGAATTTTAGACTGGCATTAAAACCTATTTTTATAGGAAATAAATGCTTGCAAATAAATGAAGGTTGATTACCAAAAGGAGTGGAAAGGAAAAAGTATTTGTTTGAAATAATGATAAGAGACCCACGCGTAAGGACTCAAATTTTTATTGCTCAATAAAGGACCATTGGCCCAAGTAAATTCTTGGTTCTTTATTCCAGCAAATAATCCATCATTTAAAATATTCTTGAAGGCATGTCCCTCTTCATAAACTGTGGGAAGGCCGAAAAAATCTACGAAACTCAGTTGGTCTACAAAGGCTTTGTTTTGACCGGTTCCTTCAGATATTTTGACAGGAGCAAAAGGCAATAAAAATGACCAGACCAATATCGCTGCGGATAGGAATAGGGTCAAGTGTGATTTTATTGCTTTTGTTGTTTTCATTCGTAAAGCAAATTTACTGATTTTTATTGTAAATGGACTTTTATAAATAATTATATAATTCGAAAATAACCTTAAAATAGGGTGGTTGAAGGTGGTTTGCTTTTAAAGTCCATGAATTTTAAGCAGATTCTATAAATGATATCCATTTAAAACCCATCACTTATTTTTGGTATTAGATATTCACAAACAATAGAAATGGGCCTTCAAAGCATTGCTGAAATTTACTTCTTTTCTTATAAAAGTTAAGTATTCTGTGAAGATGAAACTTACCATTGAAAGCTTAGCAAATTCCCTATTTTCAACGGTAATGGGTATAAAATGTTAAGTTAAAAAATCAAAAAGTTTGAAAAAAAGCTGCCACTAATTTGTGGCAGCTGAGGTGCATATTATTGCTCTGTAATTTCTATTTCTTCCAATTCAATGGAATCTTCAGAATCCAAAGGTAGAGACTCATTCTCGAATTCTTCAGTCATTTCTGGTTCTTCAACAGAATTTTCGATTTGTGAATCTACTGGTTTTTTGCCGCAGGAGGCCAGTTGGCTAGCTACGACGATCATCATTACAACGATGCTTGTTTTCATTTTTTTGTTTTTCTTTTATGTATCCTTAGATATCAATGCAATAATAAAAACTATGCCAAAAATTCAAATTCCGGGAGATGGGAAAAAGTATTTTTTATTCCTTTCTGGAGGGCTATGATTTCTTTTTTTGGGGCATAATTATTTGCTGAATTAATTAATGAAAATATTGCATTGGCATGGGATAATTTAAGGTATTGGATATGGAGGATGGTAAAAAATAATGGTTTTGCTTTTAGAGGGTAAATAACTATTTTAACGAAATGATTTCGATAAAAGGGAATAAAATGTTTTGGGGAATACCATTTATAGGATGGTTAATTTTAGTGGCAGTAACCATAGCTTGCAAAGAAAACCCAAGTCATGATGTTTTTGAATTTCCTGACCAAGTCAGTTATAACCTTCATGTAAGACCAATTTTATCTGAAAACTGTTTTACTTGCCATGGCCCGGACGCAAACAAAAGGGAGGCGGGGCTTCGGTTAGATGTCGCTTCAGAAGCTTATGCAGTCCTGAAAGACAGCCCAGGGAAGCATGCCATTGTTCCCGGTTCTTCAACAGAATCTTTGGTTTTTAATAGGATGATATCATTAGATCCGGAAGAAAAAATGCCTCCTCCATCATCAAATTTGCAATTAAGTGATCATCAGGTCAATATAATCAAAAAATGGATAGATGAGGGCGCTGTATATGAACCTCATTGGGCCTTTGTTTCTCCCAAAAAAACGCCTCTTCCGAAAGTGAAAAATAAGGGTTGGGCTAAGAATGAAATTGATTACTTTGTCTTAAGCAAGATGGAGGCGAAGGGTTTAAGCCCCTCAGTAATGGCGGATGACTTAAGCCTAATGCGGAGGATTTATTTTGATTTAATAGGCTTGCCGCCAAGTCCGGAAGTGCTGGATGAATTACAGGAAAATGGTTTGAAGCCGGAGGCTGTAATAGACCGTTTGTTTCAATCTGCATCTTATGGTGAAAAGATGGCGGTTGCCTGGATGGATGTGGCGCGTTATGCAGATAGTCATGGTTACCAAGATGATTATTACCGGACCCAGTGGCCTTGGCGAGATTGGGTGATTCATGCTTTCAACAAAAACATGCCTTATGATCAATTCATTACATGGCAGCTGGCAGGTGACTTGCTTCCCAATGCAGGCAAGGAACAGTTGTTAGCCACAGGGTTTAATCGCAACCACAAAATTACTGAGGAGTCAGGGGCCATCGATGAGGAGTACCGCGTAATGTATGCGATTGACCGAACCAATACCTTGGGTAAAGCCATGCTTGGAGTTACCTTGGAATGTGCCCAATGTCATGATCATAAATATGACCCAATTTCCCAAAAAGAATATTTTCAGACTTATGCCTTTTTTAATACTATCGCTGAATGGGGAATAGAAGAAAAAAATCCGGGTTTCTCTAAGAAAAGTCCGGCAAAATACCCTCTGATGGAAATCAGTAATAAGGATGTCGAAGAATTGCTTCAATTTATTAATATGCCTGATAGTGCTGCTCGAGTTAACAGGTTGATGGCAGGAATGACAAAAGGCACCAATTACAACTCTTTACTTGATGAAGCCAATGTGCTAAAGGTTGCAGTAATGGGAGAGCTGGACAGCACCCGAAATACCTATATTCTAGAAAGGGGAGCCTATGATGCACATGGAGAAAAAGTGGAACCGGGGTTACCTGCTTCCATCCTTCCTTTTCCTGACAGTCTTCCCAAAAATAGATTGGGATTAGCTAAATGGTTGTTTGATAAAGAAAACCCATTGCCGGCAAGGGTTTTTGTAAACAGGATCTGGCAAGAACTTTTTGGTGTTGGAATAGTAGATACTCCCGGAGATTTTGGCTTGCAAGGTAACTTACCTACCAATCAGGAGTTATTGGATTGGTTGGCTGTGGACTTTATTGAGCACGGGTGGAATATACAATACCTATTAAAGAAGATCATGTTGTCTTCTACCTATCAGCAATCTTCAATTGTCAGAAAGGAGCATTTAATGCTAGATCCGGAAAATAAGTATTTGGCAAGATTTCCTAGACTCAGGTTAAAAGCAGAAGAGATTAGGGATTTAATATTGGCTAGCAGCGGTCTGTTAAACATGGAGATAGGAGGTCCTTCAGTCAAGACCTACCAACCCGCAGGTCTGTGGGAAGCAGCTACCTCAGGAAGGGGTAATTTATCAAAATTTCAATTGGATACAGGGAAGTACCTTTATAGAAGGGGTTTATATACATTTATCAAAAGAACGGTTCCGCCACCCAGTATGATGTTATTTGATGCCAGTAATAGGGATGCCTGTGAAGTAGAAAGGTTGAAAACCAGCACCCCATTACAGGCTTTGGTGATGATGAATGACCCTGTGGTGTTGGAGGCATCCAGGGTATTTGCTTCACAATTATTGAAAGAGGATCCAAATCCCGAAAAAGGTATAGGTTATGCTTTCTACAGTATTATTGGAAGGAAACCTGATGAAATAGAAAGCAAGATATTGGGCAATCATTTGACAAGCTTTTTGGGAGAGTATAGGGAAGATAGAGCAAAGGCTAAACGGATTATTGAGGTTGGCAAGTATCCAATAATGGATGATTTGCCGGTAGCAAAACTTGCTGCCTTGGCGCAGGTTATCACGCTTATTTATAACATGGAAGCTAGCATAACGAAAGCTTAAATTATGGAAAAAGAGATATTTGATCATGGATTGAATCTTAATAGAAGGCATTTTTTGTCCAAGTTAAGCCTAGGTTTGGGGAGTGCAGCTTTAGGCTCTCTTTTGATCCCTGATTTATTCACGGGGAATAGTTTGGGTAAGAATGATGATTTAAGGAAAGGTTTACCTCATTTTGCCCCAAAAGCCAAAAGAGTGATATACCTGTTCCAGAATGGAGCTCCATCTCAGTTAGAATCTTTTGATTTCAAGCCTAAGCTTCGAGATTTGTGGGGGCAAGAGTTGCCGGAATCTATTCGGCAAGGGCAAAGGCTAACCGGAATGACTGCCAGCCAAAATAGTTTTCCGATGGTTGGGTCTTTTTGTGATTTTCAGCAATATGGTCAAGCCAGAGCTTGGGTTAGTTCCTTATTTCCCCATACAGCAAAGATTGTTGATGACATCTGCATTATAAAATCTATGCATACCGAAGCCATCAATCATGACCCTGCA of the Cyclobacterium marinum DSM 745 genome contains:
- a CDS encoding alpha/beta hydrolase family protein, which produces MKQLNLISLGLLILLTGACKEEKALNIKNPSPTNNIMHYLKQEAKGMTDHFSSSSLTLDEWDSVRTVKHHQFIEMMGFNMTEPRNPPKTYFQGTLQQKGFHIEKFYYESLPNLFVPANLYVPDNISQPRATVIYLSGHSHGQKVNYQAHARRLAELGFVTLIFDTIQFGEVWGHHWGPYNKGWFNWYSRGYNPAAVELWNAIRGLDYLATRVDVDMDNIGITGISGGGSQSWYFAAADPRVKAAAPVCGAGTMDSQVGERRIDGHCDCMMINNGYQMDYTDIGALIAPKPLLIAQSDRDELYGIESTRQFYQTLRNFYKKFDEENNISLVETPGGHSYHPKSRKAIFSFFLQHLMGKDVPAEEIVDIETNKEKLLPADSLNVYNGRQPATDITKTIQHSFIKTAEIPVINSREDFVDHQKKVKHFLKSRTFGAFPDAAIDLGGKMIYRTADLAKYGNKTYSFNSEEGWELKVNIFYRHPKEEKSPLLLVLRTPGEERWESEGFAQKVPGKHNIAYVEVRGVGEAGWAPELNWHIRRSAAWLGKTIASMQIYDTMRALEFCRTLPEVTPDRISILGRDGMASIAMYAALMDEKCENIYLANPPETHDQPSPKNGRDFALELLNVLRITDMYQIPALIHPTKTYFIGEIPPAYTWSDTVLNKAVNEQLYVVN
- a CDS encoding phytanoyl-CoA dioxygenase family protein, whose amino-acid sequence is MKLTEEQIAQYQKDGYLLVKGFCSQKETNKLYKVALEDEAMSKNAMDLNDQSGMKTKLSLWFKPGNDVFGYLTRSEKMVNAVGQLLEGEAPVCHFHSKLMQKEPKVGGAWEWHQDYGYWYKNQFMFPDQLMSVMVALTEANKQNGCLQVIRGSHKLGRVNHGFAGEQVGADMVMVENALKTMDLVYCEIDPGDALFFHSNLLHRSAANLSEKPRWSIISCFNSQSNIAYSETSTAWKEALDPIPDEAILNWEADSLSQADFLKKENDPALKDTGWE
- a CDS encoding DEAD/DEAH box helicase; amino-acid sequence: MDKNNQTSKETFLERLSLKNFNKMQLEFMEKASGDAPVMLLAPTGSGKTLAYLIPMVQHLEASTAVATALIIIPSRELALQITEVFKSLKTNFHACVCYGGHSMRTEENRLMEKPKVILGTPGRLSEHAQKGNLTDLNISLVILDEFDKSLQFGFHEQLSVIFKDLSEGQKYFLTSATTLNTLPEFLPFKTYEKVDFLKEGEVMTLLLQLVRTSSVEKIDSLMRLVSDFGQESTLVFCNHRDAVDRISLLLTDFGFEHVLLHGGMEQIDREKNLIKFRSGTHSLLIATDLASRGLDIPEIKHIVHYQLPPKKDAFVHRNGRTARMMAEGQSYLLLAHEETFPEYVDNNLPEYQLPQEIKTPESSPLTCIYLSVGKKNKVSKGDIVGFFTKRGGLKGSEIGMINILDNASYVAIPTERVDDLLNNTYNQKLKKLKVKMEVAN
- a CDS encoding DUF4136 domain-containing protein — translated: MKNFNYFIFAILIINSACLSQRDFIAEYDYNYKGAFKKYKTFGFVAEEGKNDRDFTGIIEKSISSRLGSQGFRERDKNPDLLIIHKLYMSEVRYRGYNQPNFDYWLKKQGIELVEESVLDSLERQKRGENYNAIKYTQNDGMLVVLVIDHKKGNTIWQGYTSAYFDYNSPNIHIDLTRATYKVMDQFKILTRN
- a CDS encoding ribulokinase produces the protein MDNYVLGVDYGTDSVRSILVNTRDGVTLASEVYNYPRWKEGKYCNPSKNQFRQHPLDHLEGLSHTVKAVMEKSGIPKAQVKGICVDTTGSSPLPVDRSGKALALSDKFSENPNAQMILWKDHTAIAEADEINHLARTWGGEDFTKYEGGIYSSEWFWAKILHIIREDKEVAEATYSWMEHCDYLTYTLVGGKNPVDFKRSRCAAGHKALWHESWGGLPEEAFLEKLDPSLKKLKSQLYQETYTSDQVAGGLAKEWATKLGLEEGTPVAVGTFDAHAGAIGGEVDEGTLVKVMGTSTCDIMVSPYEALEDKLVKGICGQVDGSVIPGKIGLEAGQSAFGDVLAWFVQLLLKPASTTIKNATMDGELKQETIDLLEKNLILTLSNEAEKIAPDETDVIALDWINGRRTPDANQNLKGAIQGLDMGSGAAHVFKALVDSICFGSKKIIERFRQEGVKIEQVVGLGGVAKKSSLVMQTLADVLNMPIKEAKSEQAPALGAAIYAATAAGIYPNVTEAIAAMGNGFDKVYYPNPEKVAIYQSKYEKYLALGEFIEKLS